In Gallus gallus isolate bGalGal1 chromosome 6, bGalGal1.mat.broiler.GRCg7b, whole genome shotgun sequence, a single genomic region encodes these proteins:
- the SLC16A9 gene encoding monocarboxylate transporter 9 isoform X1 — translation MVYRKPPDGGWGWVIVIVSFFTQFLCYGSPLAVGVLYLEWLDAFGEGKGKTAWVGSLANGIGLLASPVCSICVSSFGARPVAIFSGFMVAGGLMMSSFAPNIYFLYLSYGIVVGLGCGLLYNATVTITCQYFDKRRGLALGLISTGSSVGLFIYAALQRELIELYGLDGCLLIVGALSLNILACGSLMRPLESSDSPSPEKACTDKVPDQYFVYHEKEKTVEENISILEKGYIDEKCANNVPDYKQDNILNKNVLSSINVNEKDTYKKKVVEQTNFCKQLAKRKWQLYLNYWEETVVLFKNRVFSALFFAILLFDIGGFPPSLLMEDIARSANINEEDYHMPLVSIIGIMTAIGKLILGILADFKWVNTLYLYVLTLLMMGAALLAIPFARSYFTLAVLSGILGFLTGNWSIFPYVTTKTVGIEKLTHAYGILMFFAGLGNSLGPPIVGWFYDWTQEYDTAFYFSGFCVLLGGFLLLLAALPCWNACTDRSSKLPPNTYSYKVASSA, via the exons ATGGTGTATCGGAAACCACCCGATGGTGGCTGGGGCTGGGTGATTGTCATCGTTTCCTTCTTTACTCAGTTCTTGTGTTACGGATCACCGCTGGCGGTGGGAGTCTTGTATTTAGAATGGCTGGATGCttttggagaagggaaaggcaagACTGCTTGGGTTGGATCGCTAGCAAATGGAATCGGATTGCTTGCCA GCCCTGTGTGCAGCATTTGTGTGTCATCCTTTGGAGCAAGGCCAGTAGCGATCTTCAGTGGCTTTATGGTGGCTGGTGGCCTCATGATGAGCAGTTTTGCGCCTAACATATACTTTCTCTATCTTTCATATGGGATTGTTGTTG GGCTTGGATGTGGCCTATTGTATAATGCAACGGTTACCATCACTTGCCAGTATTTTGACAAACGCAGAGGCCTTGCCCTTGGTCTGATTTCAACAG GCTCAAGTGTTGGACTCTTTATATATGCAGCATTGCAAAGAGAGCTTATTGAACTATACGGACTGGATGGTTGCCTGCTAATAGTTGGTGCACTATCTCTAAATATACTAGCATGTGGCAGCCTAATGAGACCATTGGAGTCATCTGATTCCCCTTCACCAGAAAAAGCATGTACAGACAAAGTCCCAGATCAATACTTTGTTTACCAcgaaaaagaaaagactgttGAAGAAAATATAAGCATCCTTGAAAAGGGCTACATTGATGAGAAATGTGCAAACAACGTGCCTGACTACAAACaagataacattttaaataagaatGTATTAAGCTCAATAAATGTAAATGAGAAAGACACTTATAAAAAGAAAGTTGTGGAACAGACAAACTTCTGCAAGCAACTAGCCAAAAGAAAATGGCAGCTCTATTTGAACTACTGGGAGGAAACTGTGGTTCTTTTTAAGAACAGAGTTTTTTCAGCTCTCTTTTTTGCCATCTTGCTCTTTGATATTGGTGgatttcctccttctctgctCATGGAAGATATAGCAAGAAGCGCAAACATCAATGAAGAAGACTATCATATGCCTCTTGTTTCCATTATAGGCATTATGACTGCTATTGGCAAACTTATTTTAGGAATACTGGCAGATTTTAAGTGGGTTAACACCTTATATCTATATGTACTTACCTTACTAATGATGGGAGCAGCCTTGCTTGCGATTCCATTTGCCAGAAGTTACTTTACATTAGCAGTGCTTTCTGGGATTCTGGGTTTTCTGACTGGGAACTGGTCAATTTTTCCATATGTAACAACAAAGACTGTGGGAATTGAGAAGCTGACACATGCTTATGGGATACTGATGTTCTTTGCTGGACTTGGAAACAGCCTCGGACCACCAATTGTAG GTTGGTTTTATGACTGGACGCAGGAGTATGACACTGCATTCTATTTCAGTGGCTTCTGTGTTTTACTGGGaggatttcttctgctgttggCAGCATTACCCTGCTGGAATGCCTGTACCGATCGGAGCTCAAAACTGCCTCCAAATACTTACTCCTACAAAGTTGCATCTAGTGCCTAG
- the SLC16A9 gene encoding monocarboxylate transporter 9 (The RefSeq protein has 1 substitution compared to this genomic sequence): MVYRKPPDGGWGWVIVIVSFFTQFLCYGSPLAVGVLYLEWLDAFGEGKGKTAWVGSLANGIGLLASPVCSICVSSFGARPVAIFSGFMVAGGLMMSSFAPNIYFLYLSYGIVVGLGCGLLYNATVTITCQYFDKRRGLALGLISTGSSVGLFIYAALQRELIELYGLDGCLLIVGALSLNILACGSLMRPLESSDSPSPEKACTDKVPDQYFVYHEKEKTVEENISILEKGYIDEKCANNVPDYKQDNILNKNVLSSINVDEKDTYKKKVVEQTNFCKQLAKRKWQLYLNYWEETVVLFKNRVFSALFFAILLFDIGGFPPSLLMEDIARSANINEEDYHMPLVSIIGIMTAIGKLILGILADFKWVNTLYLYVLTLLMMGAALLAIPFARSYFTLAVLSGILGFLTGNWSIFPYVTTKTVGIEKLTHAYGILMFFAGLGNSLGPPIVGWFYDWTQEYDTAFYFSGFCVLLGGFLLLLAALPCWNACTDRSSKLPPNTYSYKVASSA, encoded by the exons ATGGTGTATCGGAAACCACCCGATGGTGGCTGGGGCTGGGTGATTGTCATCGTTTCCTTCTTTACTCAGTTCTTGTGTTACGGATCACCGCTGGCGGTGGGAGTCTTGTATTTAGAATGGCTGGATGCttttggagaagggaaaggcaagACTGCTTGGGTTGGATCGCTAGCAAATGGAATCGGATTGCTTGCCA GCCCTGTGTGCAGCATTTGTGTGTCATCCTTTGGAGCAAGGCCAGTAGCGATCTTCAGTGGCTTTATGGTGGCTGGTGGCCTCATGATGAGCAGTTTTGCGCCTAACATATACTTTCTCTATCTTTCATATGGGATTGTTGTTG GGCTTGGATGTGGCCTATTGTATAATGCAACGGTTACCATCACTTGCCAGTATTTTGACAAACGCAGAGGCCTTGCCCTTGGTCTGATTTCAACAG GCTCAAGTGTTGGACTCTTTATATATGCAGCATTGCAAAGAGAGCTTATTGAACTATACGGACTGGATGGTTGCCTGCTAATAGTTGGTGCACTATCTCTAAATATACTAGCATGTGGCAGCCTAATGAGACCATTGGAGTCATCTGATTCCCCTTCACCAGAAAAAGCATGTACAGACAAAGTCCCAGATCAATACTTTGTTTACCAcgaaaaagaaaagactgttGAAGAAAATATAAGCATCCTTGAAAAGGGCTACATTGATGAGAAATGTGCAAACAACGTGCCTGACTACAAACaagataacattttaaataagaatGTATTAAGCTCAATAAATGTAAATGAGAAAGACACTTATAAAAAGAAAGTTGTGGAACAGACAAACTTCTGCAAGCAACTAGCCAAAAGAAAATGGCAGCTCTATTTGAACTACTGGGAGGAAACTGTGGTTCTTTTTAAGAACAGAGTTTTTTCAGCTCTCTTTTTTGCCATCTTGCTCTTTGATATTGGTGgatttcctccttctctgctCATGGAAGATATAGCAAGAAGCGCAAACATCAATGAAGAAGACTATCATATGCCTCTTGTTTCCATTATAGGCATTATGACTGCTATTGGCAAACTTATTTTAGGAATACTGGCAGATTTTAAGTGGGTTAACACCTTATATCTATATGTACTTACCTTACTAATGATGGGAGCAGCCTTGCTTGCGATTCCATTTGCCAGAAGTTACTTTACATTAGCAGTGCTTTCTGGGATTCTGGGTTTTCTGACTGGGAACTGGTCAATTTTTCCATATGTAACAACAAAGACTGTGGGAATTGAGAAGCTGACACATGCTTATGGGATACTGATGTTCTTTGCTGGACTTGGAAACAGCCTCGGACCACCAATTGTAG GTTGGTTTTATGACTGGACGCAGGAGTATGACACTGCATTCTATTTCAGTGGCTTCTGTGTTTTACTGGGaggatttcttctgctgttggCAGCATTACCCTGCTGGAATGCCTGTACCGATCGGAGCTCAAAACTGCCTCCAAATACTTACTCCTACAAAGTTGCATCTAGTGCCTAG